One Nitrospira sp. SG-bin1 DNA window includes the following coding sequences:
- a CDS encoding alpha-amylase — translation MSQACLTVQWWQRGIIYHIYPRSFADSNGDGIGDLPGVISKLEYLHWLGIDAVWISPIYPSPMADFGYDISDHRAIHRIFGTMDDFDRLLASAHRLGIRVILDLVPNHTSSQHPWFLESRSSRNNPKRGWYIWKDPASDGGPPNNWLSTFGGSAWEFDAGTCQYYYHAYLAQQPDLNWRNPDVRQAMHEVMRFWLDRGVDGFRVDVIWHLIKDDQFRANPPNPHYRAGDWPYRRLLATYTTDRPEVHHIIAGMRSVMDEYPDRLMIGEIYLPVERLITYYGTGGDGCHLPFNFQLIEEPWHAAAVAAAVQTYEAALPAHGWPNWVLSNHDKSRIASRVGLPQARIAAMLLLTLRGTPTIYYGDEIGMADVPIPPHLIQDPWEKNVSGIGLGRDPVRTPMQWDTSPHAGFTAGTPWLPVDQAAATVNVEVERQDPQSMLVLYRELIRLRNAEETLVLGSYRLLSVTDEVMLYQRELDTRRLLIGLNFSARPRLAPVQARGTILLSTGMDRGSEGLDGELRLRGNEGIVAALE, via the coding sequence ATGAGCCAGGCTTGTCTCACCGTTCAGTGGTGGCAACGAGGAATCATCTATCACATCTATCCCCGTTCCTTCGCCGACAGCAACGGCGACGGGATCGGCGACTTGCCCGGCGTCATCTCCAAACTTGAATACCTCCACTGGCTCGGAATCGACGCCGTATGGATATCGCCGATCTATCCCTCGCCGATGGCGGACTTCGGCTATGACATTTCCGATCACCGAGCCATCCATCGGATCTTCGGAACCATGGATGATTTTGACCGGCTGCTGGCGTCCGCCCATCGTCTTGGCATCAGAGTGATCCTGGACCTCGTACCCAACCATACATCGTCACAACATCCCTGGTTTCTCGAATCGCGCTCCTCCCGGAACAATCCCAAAAGGGGCTGGTACATCTGGAAAGATCCTGCATCGGACGGAGGCCCTCCCAATAATTGGCTCAGCACGTTCGGCGGCAGCGCCTGGGAGTTCGATGCAGGCACGTGTCAGTACTATTATCACGCATACCTCGCACAGCAGCCGGATCTCAATTGGCGCAATCCCGACGTCCGACAGGCCATGCACGAGGTCATGCGGTTTTGGTTGGACAGAGGCGTCGACGGGTTCCGTGTCGATGTGATCTGGCATCTCATCAAAGACGATCAGTTCCGCGCCAACCCGCCGAATCCGCACTATCGAGCAGGCGACTGGCCCTATCGCCGTTTGCTCGCCACCTATACCACCGACCGACCTGAAGTGCATCACATCATCGCGGGAATGCGGTCTGTGATGGACGAATATCCGGACCGACTCATGATCGGGGAAATTTACCTTCCGGTGGAGCGCCTTATCACCTATTACGGCACCGGAGGCGACGGCTGTCATCTGCCGTTCAACTTCCAGCTCATTGAGGAACCTTGGCATGCCGCTGCCGTCGCAGCCGCGGTGCAAACCTACGAGGCCGCGCTGCCGGCTCATGGCTGGCCGAACTGGGTGTTGAGCAATCACGACAAATCGCGCATCGCCAGCCGCGTCGGACTGCCTCAGGCGCGCATTGCAGCGATGCTCTTGCTGACGTTGCGGGGGACTCCGACCATTTATTATGGCGATGAAATCGGCATGGCGGACGTCCCGATTCCACCGCATCTCATTCAAGATCCTTGGGAGAAAAACGTCTCTGGTATTGGTCTCGGTCGTGATCCGGTTCGAACGCCGATGCAATGGGATACCTCACCACATGCCGGTTTTACGGCGGGCACACCATGGCTACCCGTTGATCAGGCCGCCGCAACCGTGAATGTTGAGGTGGAGCGCCAGGACCCTCAATCCATGTTGGTCCTATATCGTGAATTAATTCGCCTGCGCAATGCCGAAGAAACGTTGGTTCTCGGGTCGTACCGACTCCTGTCGGTCACGGACGAGGTGATGCTCTACCAGCGGGAACTCGACACACGTCGTCTGCTGATCGGCTTGAATTTTTCTGCTCGGCCTCGGCTGGCTCCCGTTCAGGCTCGCGGCACGATACTGCTCTCGACCGGCATGGATCGTGGGAGCGAGGGATTGGATGGTGAGTTAAGACTGCGCGGCAACGAGGGCATCGTAGCCGCTCTTGAATAA
- a CDS encoding Ku protein → MPRTLWKGAISFGLVHIPVGLYSAEKRNSFDLTMLDRRDMKPVGFKRYNKETGEDVPWDQIVKGYEYEKGRYVVLTEEDFRRANVEATQTIDILRFVEENRIAPMYFETPYYLAPDRRGEKGYALLRETLRQTHKVGIANVVIRTRQYVAALIPMDDMIVMNTLRYANEVRAADELELPPKNVKAVGVTSRESEMAVKLVEEMTGDWKPEDYHDTYHEDLLKLIDKRIKAGETEVVSTEIPEVEEKPSRGDVVDLMALLKRSVQDKSKQRSASAHRRERRSDGFRRKTA, encoded by the coding sequence ATGCCGCGTACTCTGTGGAAAGGTGCCATCAGTTTCGGCCTCGTCCATATCCCCGTCGGACTCTATTCGGCCGAGAAGCGAAACAGTTTCGATCTGACCATGCTGGACCGCCGTGACATGAAGCCCGTCGGATTCAAACGATACAACAAGGAGACCGGAGAAGACGTGCCCTGGGACCAGATCGTCAAAGGATACGAGTATGAGAAAGGACGCTACGTCGTCCTCACCGAGGAAGATTTCCGACGCGCCAACGTCGAGGCCACGCAGACGATCGACATTCTCCGTTTCGTGGAAGAAAACCGGATCGCGCCGATGTATTTTGAAACACCCTATTACTTGGCTCCGGACCGGCGAGGTGAAAAAGGTTATGCGCTGTTGCGGGAGACCCTGCGGCAGACCCACAAGGTCGGCATCGCGAACGTCGTGATCCGCACGCGCCAGTATGTGGCCGCACTGATTCCGATGGACGACATGATCGTCATGAACACACTCCGATATGCCAATGAGGTCAGGGCCGCCGACGAACTGGAGCTTCCGCCGAAGAATGTGAAAGCCGTCGGAGTGACGTCCCGTGAATCAGAGATGGCCGTCAAGCTGGTCGAAGAAATGACGGGCGACTGGAAGCCTGAAGACTATCACGATACCTATCATGAGGATCTGCTCAAGCTGATCGACAAACGAATCAAGGCCGGAGAAACCGAGGTCGTCAGCACGGAAATCCCCGAGGTCGAGGAGAAGCCGAGCCGAGGAGACGTGGTCGACCTGATGGCGTTGCTCAAACGAAGCGTACAAGACAAGTCCAAGCAACGGTCTGCTTCAGCGCATCGCCGTGAACGACGCTCGGACGGATTTCGGCGTAAAACGGCCTGA
- a CDS encoding gluconate kinase gives MVIIVFGVTGTGKTRVGSALAKALGWRFIDADDFHEEANLAKLNRGVPLNDEDRWPWLSRLRDTIEDILSQRRNAVLACSALKRAYRRYLRVGPEVLFVYLRTEARVLEERLKGRRGHFMNPALLQSQLKTLEEPLDDTLTVDTARSPDTIVRLIRETLAL, from the coding sequence ATGGTGATCATCGTGTTCGGAGTGACCGGCACGGGTAAAACACGTGTGGGAAGCGCGTTGGCGAAGGCGCTGGGATGGAGGTTCATCGACGCGGATGATTTTCACGAAGAGGCGAACCTCGCCAAGTTGAACCGAGGCGTTCCCTTGAACGATGAAGACCGCTGGCCCTGGCTCTCTCGTCTCCGCGACACGATTGAGGACATTCTGTCGCAACGCCGAAACGCCGTGCTGGCCTGTTCGGCACTCAAACGTGCATACCGTCGGTATTTGCGTGTGGGGCCGGAGGTCCTGTTCGTGTATTTGCGGACCGAAGCGCGTGTGCTGGAAGAGCGACTCAAAGGACGCCGCGGTCACTTCATGAACCCGGCGTTGCTTCAAAGCCAGTTGAAAACGTTGGAAGAACCTCTCGACGACACGCTGACCGTCGATACCGCCCGCAGTCCGGATACGATCGTGCGATTGATCCGAGAGACCTTGGCGCTCTAG